The Coprobacillus cateniformis DNA window ATGAAAACATGCCATAACTGATTCATCCTTATTTTGAGAATAAAGCGTATGTGTCTTTTGATATGCAACTCGTACAAATCTTGATGGTGGTGTATAATCACCAGGTAGCCCAAAAGTACCTGCTCCTTGTCCAAATGGTTTTAAATACGTTTGATCCCATATCATATCTTCTTTTTGATAAGGCATAACATTCATATAATTACGTAAATTCATTTCGTGCCATTGAAAATTGGGACTATTCGATAAGACTCCTATTGTATTAGGAATAAGATGTAAACCATTAGCCATTTTCTCTATAACCATACAATCACCACTTCGATCAGCCATAATCCAATGTAATGGTGCAACAGATTGCGTCACTGCATCTTCAATTCCAACAATTTTAATCGTTTGTAATATCGCTGTTGCTTCTTTAACGGATCCACATGTGCTTAAAAGAAACTTAACAAGTTCAATAGCTGCCAAAGATGGAACATCCTGTTTTTGTAAGTCAATATCATCATATTTAGCAAACCCAGGAAAATAAAGAGTGGCGACTGCAAATCCTTTTTCATTGACACCATCTGCAAAAGTAACTGGAGAAATATCCTGTCCAATTCCCATAAAAGCATACTGCGTTACGATTGTATGAGTATTTAATATATTTGACCATTCATACCCTCGTGAGACAACATACATTTG harbors:
- a CDS encoding linear amide C-N hydrolase, with the protein product MCTGMNVKTEYGDIFFGRTMDFSHELDPQMYVVSRGYEWSNILNTHTIVTQYAFMGIGQDISPVTFADGVNEKGFAVATLYFPGFAKYDDIDLQKQDVPSLAAIELVKFLLSTCGSVKEATAILQTIKIVGIEDAVTQSVAPLHWIMADRSGDCMVIEKMANGLHLIPNTIGVLSNSPNFQWHEMNLRNYMNVMPYQKEDMIWDQTYLKPFGQGAGTFGLPGDYTPPSRFVRVAYQKTHTLYSQNKDESVMACFHVMESVSIPKGVVVTQRETNDYTQYTCFIDLHTNEYYFRTYNNHQIIKVQLPLYQNTECMKSLGQLKKNIVFNHI